acccatgtacactcctctacaccgctctgtcacccatgtacacccctctacacccatctgttacccatgtacactcctctaagctcctccgtcacccatgtacactcctctacacccttctatcaccaatgtacacccctacacccttctgttatccatgtatactactctgcgctcctctgccacccacgtacactcctctacacccccaacacctctctgtcaccaatttacaccactctgtcaccccctacgccccctttcacccatttacaccaatctatcactcatatacactcctctaaaccactctgccacccatgtacacatctctacaccccaacacccctctgtcacctacgtacacccttctatcaccccgtacacccctctttcacccctacgtccccctgtcacccatgtacactactctacgatcctctgtcacccatgtacactcctctacacccctctgtcatccatgtacactcctctacacccctttgtcacccatgtacacccctctacacccatctgttacccatttacactcctctaagctcctccgtcacccatgtacactcctctacacccttctatcaccaatgtacacccctacacccttctgttatccatgtatactactctgcgctcctctgtcacccacgtacactcctctacacccccaacacctctctgtcaccaatgtacaccactctgtcaccccctacgccccctttcacccatttacacccatctatcactcatatacactcctctgaaccactctgccacccatgtacacacctctacacccccaacacccctctgtcacctatgtacacccctctatcaccccgtacacccctctttcaccccctacgtccccttgtcacccatgtacactactctacgatcctctgtcacccatgtacactcctctacacccctctgtcacccatgtacactcctctacacccctctgtcacccatgtacactcctctacaccgctctgtcacccatgtacacatctctacaaccccaacacccccctgtcaactgtgtacacccttctatcaccccgtacacccctctttcaccacctacgtccccctgtcacccatgtacactactctatgatcctctgtcacccatgtaaactcctctacacccctctgtcacccatgtacactcctctacacccctctgtcacccatgtacactcctctacaccgctctgtcacccatgtacacccctctacacccatctgttacccatttacactcctctaagctcctccgtcacccatgtacactcctctacacccctctatcaccaatgtacacccctacacccttctgttatccatgtatactactctgcgctcctctgtcacccacgtacactcctctacacccccaacacctctctgtcaccaatgtacgccACTCTGTCacaccctacgccccctttcacccttttaaacccatctatcactcatatacactcctctaaaccactctgccacccatgtacacacctctacacccccaacacccctctgtcacctatgtacacccctctatcaccccgtacacccctctttcaccccctacgtccccttgtcacccatgtacactactctacgatcctctgtcacccatgtacactcctctacacccctctgacaccactcctctgttaccatgtacactcctctacgctcctctatcacccatgtacactcctctacacacccaacacctctctgtcacccatgtcccccctctgttactccctacgcccactgtcacccatgtacacccatctatcaccaatgtacactcctcgacactcctgttacccatgttcacctttctgctacctttttactcgtcaactttggaatgttcctaatctctgtacctgagatatggttgtgttatatataaagctgtccatagacgatatacttattaaaaacacatattttcatgtatacgggaaagactatgacatgtctgcaggtctagattttacatctagcctgattgttatcagtaattaatataaatattaattacctgtttcgtggttcctttcttgcagctgacgggggtatatgacacgttcaccttttcaccgggcattagtcctctgtaaaaaagacacaggtatgataacatgttcctgatacatgctacagacgctaatatatataacactctagggccagaactacttatctcaggaattatagaaaaaggagtggaaaaaggaacttaaaatataatgtatatttttgtaatatattttatctaaatgttttatataatatacaacagttaatcaagtaatggtaatgtaggcctctgtacactcctcttcactcctctgttacccatgtacactcctctacacccctctgtcacccatgtacactcctctacacccctctgtcacccatgtacactcctctacacccctctgtcacccatgtacactcctctacaccgctctgtcacccatgtacacccctctacacccatctgttacccatgtacactcctctaagctcctccgtcacccatgtacactcctctacacccttctatcaccaatgtacacccctaaacccttctgttatccatgtatactactctgtgctcctctgccacccacgtacactcctctacacccccaacacctctctgtcaccaatttacaccactctgtcaccccctacgccccctttcacccatttacaccaatctatcactcatatacactcctctaaaccactctgccacccatgtacacatctctacaccccaacacccctctgtcacctacgtacacccttctatcaccccgtacacccctctttcacccctacgtccccctgtcacccatgtacactactctacgatcctctgtcacccatgtacactcctctacacccctctgtcacccatgtacactcctctacacccctttgtcacccatgtacacccctctacacccatctgttacccatttacactcctctaagctcctccgtcacccatgtacactcctctacacccttctatcaccaatgtacacccctacacccttctgttatccatgtatactactctgcgctcctctgtcacccacgtacactcctctacacccccaacacctctctgtcaccaatgtacaccactctgtcaccccctacgccccctttcacccatttacacccatctatcactcatatacactcctctgaaccactctgccacccatgtacacacctctacaccccccaacacccctctgtcacctatgtacacccctctatcaccccgtacacccctctttcaccccctacgtccccttgtcacccatgtacactactctacgatcctctgtcacccatgtacactcctctacacccctctgtcacccatgtacactcctctacacccctctgtcacccatgtacactcctctacacccctctgtcacccatgtacactcctctacaccgctctgtcacccatgtacacccctctacacccatctgttacccatgtacactcctctaagctcctccgtcacccatgtacactcctctacacccttctatcaccaatgtacacccctacacccttctgttatccatgtatgctcctctgccacccacgtacactcctctacacccccaacacctctctgtcaccaatttacaccactctgtcaccccctacgccccctttcacccatttacaccaatctatcactcatatacactcctctaaaccactctgccaaccaattacacatctctacaccccaacacccctctgtcacctacgtacacccttctatcaccccgtacacccctctttcacccctacgtccccctgtcacccatgtacactactctacgatcctctgtcatccatgtacactcctctacacccctctgtcacccatgtacactcctctacacccctttgtcacccatgtacacccctctacacccatcttttacccatttacactcctctaagctcctccgtcacccatgtacactcctctacacccttctatcaccaatgtacacccctacacccttctgttatccatgtatactactctgcgctcctctgtcacccacgtacactcctctacacccccaacacctctctgtcaccaatgtacaccactctgtcgccccctacgtcccctttcacccatttttacccatctatcactcatatacactcctctaaaccactctgccacccatgtacacacctctacacccccaacaccactctgtcacctatgtacacccctctatcaccccgtacacccctctttcaccccctacgtccccttgtcacccatgtacactactctacgatcctctgtcacccatgtacactcctctacacccctctgacaccactcctctgttaccatgtacactcctctacgctcctctatcacccatgtacactcctctacacacccaacacctctctgtcacccatgttcccccctctgttactccctacgcccactgtcacccatgtacacccatctatcacccatgtacactcctcgacactcctgttacccatgttcacctttctgctacctttttactcgtcaactttggaatgttcctaatctctgtacctgagatatggttgtgttatatataaagctgtccatagacgatatacttattaaaaaaacacatatatcttcatgtatacgggaaagactatgacatgtctggaggtctagattttacatctagcctgattgttatcagtaattaatataaatattaattacctgtttcgtggttcctttcttgcagctaacgggggtatatgacacgttcaccttttcaccgggcattagtcctctgtaaaaaagacacaggtatgataacatgttcctgatacatgctacagacgctgatatatataacactctagggccagaactacttatctcaggaattatagaaaaaggagtggaaaaaggaacttaaaatataatgtatacttttgtaatatattttatctaaatgttttatataatatacaacagttaatcaagtaatggtaatgtaggcgtacactcctcttcactcctctgttacccatgtacagtcctctacacccctctgtcacccatgtacactcctctacacccctttgtcacccatttacacccctctacacccatctgttacccatttacactcctctaagctcctccgtcacccaggtaaactcctctacacccttctatcaccaatgtacacccctacacccttctgttatccatgtatactactctgcgctcctctgtcacccacatacactcctctacacccccaacacctctctgtcaccaatgtacaccactctgtcaccccctacgccccctttcacccatttacacccatctatcactcatatacactcctctgaaccactctgccacccatgtacacacctctacacccccaacacccctctgtcacctatgtacacccctctatcaccccgtacacccctctttcaccccctacgtccccttgtcacccatgtacactactctacacccctctgacaccactcctctgttaccatgtacactcctctacgctcctctatcacccatgtacactcctctacacacccaacacctctctgtcacccatgttcccccctctgttactccctacgcccactgtcacccatgtacacccatctatcacccatgtacactcctcgacactcctgttacctatgttcacctttctgctacctttttactcgtcaactttggaatgttcctaatctctgtacctgagatatggttgtgttatatataaagctgtccatagacgatatacttattaaaaacacatatatcttcatgtatacgggaaagactatgacatgtctgcaggtctagattttacatctagcctgattgttatcagtaattaatataaatattaattacctgtttcgtggttcctttcttgcagctaacgggggtatatgacacgttcaccttttcaccgggcattagtcctctgtaaaaaagacacaggtatgataaca
This portion of the Hyla sarda isolate aHylSar1 unplaced genomic scaffold, aHylSar1.hap1 scaffold_710, whole genome shotgun sequence genome encodes:
- the LOC130344241 gene encoding DNA-directed RNA polymerase II subunit RPB1-like; protein product: MYTPLSSSVTHVHSSTPFYHQCTPLHPSVIHVYYSALLCHPRTLLYTPNTSLSPIYTTLSPPTPPFTHLHQSITHIHSSKPLCHPCTHLYTPTPLCHLRTPFYHPVHPSFTPTSPCHPCTLLYDPLSPMYTPLHPSVIHVHSSTPLCHPCTPLYTHLLPIYTPLSSSVTHVHSSTPFYHQCTPLHPSVIHVYYSALLCHPRTLLYTPNTSLSPMYTTLSPPTPPFTHLHPSITHIHSSEPLCHPCTHLYTPNTPLSPMYTPLSPRTPLFHPLRPLVTHVHYSTILCHPCTLLYTPLSPMYTPLHPSVTHVHSSTPLCHPCTHLYNPNTPLSTVYTLLSPRTPLFHHLRPPVTHVHYSMILCHPCKLLYTPLSPMYTPLHPSVTHVHSSTPLCHPCTPLYTHLLPIYTPLSSSVTHVHSSTPLYHQCTPLHPSVIHVYYSALLCHPRTLLYTPNTSLSPMYATLSHPTPPFTLLNPSITHIHSSKPLCHPCTHLYTPNTPLSPMYTPLSPRTPLFHPLRPLVTHVHYSTILCHPCTLLYTPLTPLLCYHVHSSTLLYHPCTLLYTPNTSLSPMSPLCYSLRPLSPMYTHLSPMYTPRHSCYPCSPFCYLFTRQLWNVPNLCT